One Vibrio gallaecicus genomic region harbors:
- a CDS encoding late competence development ComFB family protein encodes MQISVDVHNYMETLVGHVLAKDEYIEKYDNEQLADLACLALGQLRPIYIRFDIDFLSALAEEKLVQYKSNSEIAVKNAEAMIQQDRRKNREDDIPVIFAHQSFDDDVELEWFEKPLLKGKK; translated from the coding sequence ATGCAGATTAGTGTCGATGTACATAACTATATGGAAACACTGGTAGGTCACGTACTCGCGAAAGACGAATATATTGAAAAGTATGATAACGAGCAGCTAGCTGATTTGGCCTGTTTAGCCTTAGGTCAGCTTCGACCAATTTACATTCGTTTCGACATAGACTTTCTTTCGGCTTTAGCTGAAGAAAAACTCGTTCAATACAAAAGCAACAGTGAAATTGCAGTTAAAAATGCAGAGGCGATGATTCAACAAGATCGACGCAAAAATAGAGAAGACGATATTCCTGTCATATTTGCACATCAAAGCTTTGATGATGATGTTGAGCTTGAGTGGTTTGAGAAGCCGCTGCTTAAAGGTAAAAAATAG
- a CDS encoding HlyU family transcriptional regulator produces MGLFSRLFGGKEKVVKEVSIEPVEYKGFHIYQDPIAEAGQYRVAGRIEKEIDGEIKSHRFIRSDVVSNKDDANELMLKKAQMFVDQMGEGIFS; encoded by the coding sequence GTGGGGTTATTTTCTAGGTTGTTTGGTGGCAAAGAAAAAGTAGTAAAAGAAGTCAGCATTGAGCCTGTTGAATATAAAGGATTTCACATTTATCAAGATCCTATTGCTGAAGCCGGGCAATACCGAGTTGCCGGGCGAATAGAAAAAGAAATTGATGGAGAGATAAAATCACATCGCTTCATTCGATCTGATGTTGTTTCAAACAAAGATGATGCAAATGAATTAATGCTTAAGAAAGCGCAAATGTTTGTTGATCAAATGGGTGAAGGCATTTTTAGTTAA
- a CDS encoding Re/Si-specific NAD(P)(+) transhydrogenase subunit alpha, whose protein sequence is MQIGVPKEILAGETRVAASPKSVEQLLKLGFEVCVESQAGALASFDNAAYEKAGASIVTTEEVWNSELILKVNAPIVDEPAEINEIALIKEGASLVSFIWPAQNPELMEQLSSKKINVMAMDSVPRISRAQALDALSSMANIAGYRSVVEAAHEFGRFFTGQITAAGKVPPAKVLVAGAGVAGLAAIGAAGSLGAIVRSFDVRPEVKEQVESMGAEFLEVDYQEDTSAGDGYAKEMSEAFNKKAEELYAAQAKDVDIIITTALIPGRPAPKLITKEMVDSMAAGSVIVDLAAANGGNCEYTVADQVITTANGVKVVGYTDMVGRLPTQSSQLYATNLVNLLKLLCKEKDGTIDINFDDVVLRGVTVVKDGEITWPAPPIQVSAQPQQEKPKAAKPEPKVEEPTSPVKKFVGLGVAVGAFAWVASVAPAAFLSHFTVFVLACVVGYYVVWNVSHSLHTPLMSVTNAISGIIVVGALLQIGQGSGVVTFLSFIAVLIASINIFGGFTVTKRMLEMFRKD, encoded by the coding sequence ATGCAAATTGGTGTACCAAAAGAGATACTCGCGGGTGAAACCCGAGTCGCGGCTTCACCGAAATCAGTGGAGCAACTACTTAAGTTAGGGTTTGAAGTTTGTGTAGAATCGCAAGCCGGAGCGCTAGCGAGTTTTGATAATGCTGCTTACGAAAAAGCAGGTGCTTCAATCGTAACGACTGAAGAAGTTTGGAATTCAGAATTAATCTTAAAGGTTAATGCTCCAATCGTTGACGAACCAGCAGAAATTAATGAAATTGCTCTGATCAAAGAAGGCGCTAGTTTAGTTAGCTTTATTTGGCCAGCACAAAACCCTGAGTTAATGGAACAGCTATCCAGCAAAAAAATTAACGTTATGGCTATGGATTCGGTTCCTAGAATCTCACGAGCTCAAGCTCTTGATGCATTAAGCTCTATGGCAAATATTGCTGGCTATCGCTCAGTTGTTGAAGCTGCTCATGAGTTTGGTCGTTTCTTCACTGGACAAATTACCGCCGCCGGTAAAGTTCCACCTGCAAAAGTTCTGGTTGCTGGCGCTGGTGTGGCTGGTCTAGCTGCAATTGGTGCTGCAGGCAGTTTAGGCGCAATTGTTCGCTCTTTCGACGTTCGCCCAGAAGTAAAAGAACAAGTTGAATCGATGGGCGCTGAATTCTTGGAAGTCGATTACCAAGAAGATACTAGTGCTGGTGATGGCTACGCAAAAGAAATGTCAGAAGCATTCAATAAGAAAGCAGAAGAACTCTATGCCGCACAAGCAAAAGACGTCGATATTATTATCACAACGGCACTTATCCCGGGTCGCCCAGCTCCAAAGTTAATTACCAAAGAAATGGTTGATAGCATGGCTGCTGGTAGTGTGATTGTCGATCTCGCGGCAGCAAATGGTGGTAACTGTGAATACACAGTCGCAGACCAAGTTATTACAACTGCTAATGGTGTAAAAGTCGTTGGTTATACCGATATGGTCGGTCGATTACCAACTCAATCATCTCAGTTATACGCAACCAACTTGGTTAACTTGCTCAAGTTACTTTGTAAAGAAAAAGACGGCACGATTGATATTAACTTCGATGATGTTGTTTTACGCGGTGTCACAGTTGTTAAAGATGGTGAAATCACTTGGCCAGCTCCACCAATTCAAGTTTCAGCACAACCTCAACAAGAAAAGCCTAAAGCAGCTAAACCAGAACCTAAAGTAGAAGAGCCTACTTCTCCGGTTAAGAAATTCGTTGGCTTAGGCGTTGCTGTTGGTGCTTTCGCTTGGGTAGCTTCAGTAGCACCTGCAGCATTCTTATCTCACTTTACTGTTTTTGTTTTAGCTTGTGTTGTTGGTTACTACGTTGTTTGGAATGTGTCTCACTCATTGCATACACCATTAATGTCTGTAACAAACGCAATTTCAGGCATTATCGTCGTAGGCGCATTGCTACAAATAGGGCAAGGAAGTGGCGTTGTAACGTTTTTATCTTTTATTGCTGTTCTTATTGCAAGTATCAATATATTTGGTGGTTTTACCGTGACCAAACGTATGCTTGAAATGTTCCGTAAAGACTAG
- the pntB gene encoding Re/Si-specific NAD(P)(+) transhydrogenase subunit beta, whose product MSEGLVQAAYIIAAVFFIMSLAGLSKQESARAGNYYGITGMAIALLATIFGPDSQGVVWIIIAMVIGGGIGIHYAKKVEMTEMPELVAILHSFVGMAAVLVGYNSYIDAPVAATHAEHVIHLVEVFLGVFIGAVTFTGSIVAFGKLRGVISSSALNIPHKHKWNLAALVSSALLLSMFVNADGSMFAMIVMTLIAFAFGYHLVASIGGADMPVVVSMLNSYSGWAAAAAGFMLANDLLIVTGALVGSSGAILSYIMCKAMNRSFISVIAGGFGQEVSVSAEVEDQGEHRATSAEEVADMLKNSKSVIITPGYGMAVAQAQYPVHEITEKLRAQGINVRFGIHPVAGRLPGHMNVLLAEAKVPYDIVLEMDELNDDFGETDTVLVIGANDTVNPAALEDPNSPIAGMPVLEVWNAQNVVVFKRSMNTGYAGVQNPLFFKENTQMLFGDAKESVDAISKAL is encoded by the coding sequence ATGTCTGAAGGATTAGTACAAGCGGCATATATTATTGCTGCTGTATTCTTTATTATGAGCTTAGCGGGTTTATCTAAGCAGGAATCGGCTCGTGCTGGTAACTACTACGGTATTACTGGTATGGCTATCGCTTTACTTGCCACAATTTTCGGTCCTGATTCTCAGGGTGTCGTTTGGATTATCATTGCTATGGTAATTGGTGGTGGTATTGGTATTCATTACGCCAAGAAAGTTGAAATGACCGAAATGCCTGAGCTTGTTGCAATCTTGCACAGCTTCGTTGGTATGGCTGCAGTTCTTGTCGGTTATAACAGCTACATTGATGCACCGGTAGCAGCAACTCATGCTGAGCATGTTATTCACTTAGTTGAAGTATTCTTGGGCGTGTTTATTGGCGCGGTTACCTTCACAGGTTCAATTGTTGCGTTTGGTAAATTACGTGGTGTTATTTCATCATCAGCATTGAATATCCCTCATAAGCATAAATGGAATCTAGCTGCATTAGTTTCTTCTGCATTGCTTCTAAGCATGTTCGTAAATGCAGACGGCAGCATGTTCGCTATGATTGTGATGACCCTTATTGCCTTCGCATTTGGTTATCACTTAGTTGCTTCAATTGGTGGTGCAGATATGCCAGTTGTTGTTTCGATGCTTAACTCTTATTCAGGTTGGGCTGCGGCTGCGGCTGGTTTCATGCTTGCAAATGATTTATTGATTGTTACTGGTGCCCTAGTTGGTTCATCAGGTGCAATTCTTTCTTACATTATGTGTAAAGCAATGAACCGTTCTTTCATCAGTGTTATTGCGGGTGGTTTTGGTCAAGAGGTTTCTGTTTCTGCAGAAGTTGAAGATCAAGGCGAGCACCGTGCAACGTCTGCTGAAGAAGTAGCAGACATGCTTAAAAATTCCAAATCAGTCATCATCACCCCAGGGTATGGTATGGCAGTGGCTCAAGCGCAATACCCAGTACATGAAATTACTGAGAAGCTTAGAGCTCAAGGTATTAACGTTCGATTTGGTATTCACCCAGTCGCTGGCAGGTTACCCGGTCACATGAATGTGTTACTTGCTGAAGCAAAAGTACCATACGACATTGTATTAGAAATGGATGAACTGAATGATGATTTCGGCGAAACCGACACTGTACTTGTAATTGGTGCGAATGACACAGTTAACCCTGCAGCTCTAGAGGATCCAAATAGCCCAATTGCTGGCATGCCAGTTCTTGAAGTTTGGAATGCTCAAAATGTTGTCGTATTCAAGCGTTCGATGAATACGGGCTATGCTGGTGTCCAAAACCCGTTGTTCTTCAAAGAAAACACTCAAATGCTATTTGGTGATGCTAAAGAAAGCGTTGATGCAATTTCTAAAGCTCTTTAA
- the vxrA gene encoding sensor histidine kinase VxrA — protein MTFLISANSFADSLPERIDNFTKLFDHQAAIDSYDIRILQSDYPNKLITPSSMLPQTAKYPLKDIQRLYQLSKTCSGKLPLSPLITEPLVFTRALCKGTKLSVRWFSRSGLIHPGGGSYAARYVEKYPEKFESLKQFMHIQERKSTDNDELLSRLKNMDSDAITALIAGASMFVELDEIWLKRGDQYYLYDASVWKDNAKLSGLAFSLHAEGQSCFVQRGNICWEIEDHSELLQLSMLVLVVANILLVIGWALYRWNSKKQELKSRMLVLQILTHELRTPIASLSLTVEGFRREFEHLPESVYDEFRRLCEDTRRLRQLAEASKDYLQSDNQPLATEWLPSVHEWLEYKLDEEFSADITLQINADIAAKVNIYWLGTCIDNLIRNAVKYGIAPITVDVTTSNKSLTFRVIDNGDLTRKDWEQLKKPFVSKSGLGLGLTIVESMVGKMGGKMTLIGPPTTFILEIPCETDTATR, from the coding sequence ATGACTTTCTTGATTTCTGCAAATTCATTTGCGGATTCACTACCTGAGCGCATAGATAATTTCACCAAGTTGTTTGATCACCAAGCTGCTATCGATTCATACGATATACGTATTCTGCAATCGGACTACCCAAACAAGCTCATTACACCTTCATCAATGCTCCCTCAAACCGCTAAATATCCACTTAAAGATATTCAAAGGCTTTATCAGTTATCAAAGACTTGCAGCGGAAAACTACCTTTAAGCCCTCTGATTACAGAACCACTCGTTTTTACTCGAGCATTGTGTAAAGGAACAAAACTATCTGTACGCTGGTTCAGCAGAAGCGGGTTAATACATCCTGGCGGCGGTTCATACGCAGCAAGGTATGTAGAAAAGTACCCGGAAAAATTTGAATCTCTAAAGCAGTTCATGCATATACAAGAGCGAAAAAGCACAGATAACGACGAATTGTTAAGCCGCTTAAAAAATATGGACAGTGATGCTATTACAGCATTGATCGCAGGCGCTAGCATGTTCGTGGAGTTGGATGAAATTTGGCTTAAGCGTGGAGATCAGTACTATCTATATGACGCTAGCGTTTGGAAAGACAATGCCAAGCTGTCTGGACTTGCTTTCAGTCTACATGCAGAAGGTCAAAGCTGTTTTGTCCAAAGAGGAAATATATGCTGGGAAATAGAAGATCACTCTGAACTTTTACAGCTATCAATGCTAGTTCTTGTGGTTGCCAATATTTTACTTGTTATCGGTTGGGCTCTTTACCGCTGGAACAGTAAGAAACAAGAACTTAAAAGTAGAATGCTGGTACTTCAAATTTTGACTCACGAGCTTCGTACTCCTATTGCAAGTTTGTCACTTACCGTTGAGGGGTTCCGTAGAGAGTTCGAACATTTACCTGAGTCTGTATACGATGAATTTCGGCGTCTGTGTGAAGACACAAGACGTCTTCGTCAACTTGCTGAAGCGAGTAAGGATTATCTGCAATCGGATAATCAACCATTGGCAACTGAATGGTTGCCTAGCGTACATGAATGGCTTGAGTATAAATTAGATGAAGAATTTTCAGCTGACATCACTCTACAAATTAATGCTGATATTGCAGCTAAAGTGAATATATACTGGCTAGGAACATGTATCGATAATTTAATTCGCAATGCCGTAAAGTACGGTATTGCACCAATCACCGTCGATGTAACAACTTCTAACAAAAGTCTGACATTTAGAGTGATAGATAATGGAGACTTGACCCGGAAAGATTGGGAACAGTTAAAGAAGCCGTTTGTGAGTAAAAGCGGACTTGGCTTAGGGCTAACTATAGTTGAATCTATGGTTGGCAAGATGGGAGGGAAAATGACATTAATTGGCCCACCAACGACATTTATTTTGGAGATACCTTGTGAAACAGACACTGCTACTCGTTGA
- the vxrB gene encoding response regulator transcription factor VxrB, which yields MKQTLLLVEDDKNLADGLLVSLEQAGYECLHAEAISEVEGYWEQADLVILDRQLPDGDSVDHLLGWKKIKDVPVILLTALVTVKDKVAGLDSGANDYLTKPFAEAELFARIRAQLRSPDSEEQDSTKVFAQNLVIDKATREVFFNEQAITLTRTEFDLLLFLASNLGRVFTRDELLDHVWGYNHFPTTRTVDTHVLQLRQKLPGLEIETLRGVGYKMKI from the coding sequence GTGAAACAGACACTGCTACTCGTTGAAGACGATAAAAACTTGGCTGATGGTTTATTAGTTAGTTTAGAGCAAGCTGGATATGAATGTTTGCATGCTGAAGCCATTTCTGAAGTTGAAGGGTACTGGGAGCAAGCTGATCTTGTCATTTTGGATAGACAGCTTCCTGATGGAGACTCTGTCGACCACTTGCTTGGTTGGAAAAAGATAAAAGATGTCCCAGTGATTCTTTTAACAGCATTAGTGACTGTCAAAGATAAAGTGGCTGGTCTGGATTCAGGAGCAAATGATTATTTAACGAAACCATTTGCTGAAGCAGAATTGTTTGCAAGAATAAGAGCACAGCTAAGATCCCCTGATTCTGAAGAGCAAGACTCCACAAAAGTGTTTGCTCAAAATTTAGTGATAGATAAAGCTACTCGTGAAGTCTTCTTTAATGAACAAGCAATTACTTTAACGAGAACTGAATTTGATTTACTTCTGTTCTTAGCTAGTAACCTCGGTAGAGTATTTACAAGAGATGAATTGCTTGACCATGTTTGGGGATATAATCACTTCCCAACGACAAGAACAGTAGATACACACGTTTTACAATTAAGACAAAAATTACCAGGGTTAGAGATTGAAACTTTGCGTGGTGTTGGCTACAAGATGAAAATCTAA
- a CDS encoding DUF2861 family protein, translating into MRIPALSIILLTSLCNSVQASDWFDNNDTLTQVHKHLLDDDLPGMFESLVEVWQNNPKQVKEDHLNELFTQALDRDCGKSLSKPVLPSWIGSLAVKRLAIQSPGRDSFRLVVDAEVESFIENIELSKWVDKPISSDSLFYKQSSKESSPANHSYRKRYNLNSPLDSGLYRLTVTSQNKKTWSSWIILGEVRLKQQVRWASKDTWLIDKKELLNPYCPLPRLDVGLFDYINGQYEEVWGKSYESDYPTTLEGGNISNDRYVLAVSMVHSRWQGDIAIEQTQTISKTFDISGSEELK; encoded by the coding sequence ATGAGAATTCCAGCTCTCTCAATCATCTTACTTACTAGCTTGTGCAATTCTGTGCAAGCTTCGGATTGGTTTGATAATAATGATACACTTACTCAAGTACACAAGCATCTATTGGATGACGATCTTCCAGGGATGTTTGAGTCACTTGTTGAAGTTTGGCAAAACAATCCTAAACAAGTGAAAGAAGATCATCTAAATGAACTTTTCACTCAAGCGCTAGACCGAGATTGTGGTAAAAGCCTTTCTAAACCTGTATTACCAAGCTGGATAGGCTCACTTGCCGTTAAACGGCTTGCAATTCAAAGCCCTGGTAGAGACAGTTTCCGTTTAGTCGTTGACGCGGAAGTTGAAAGCTTTATTGAAAACATCGAGCTAAGTAAATGGGTTGATAAACCCATTTCAAGTGACAGTTTATTCTATAAACAAAGTTCAAAAGAATCTTCACCGGCAAACCATAGCTATAGAAAACGATACAACTTAAATTCACCCCTGGATTCAGGGTTATACCGGCTAACCGTAACCTCCCAAAATAAGAAAACTTGGAGCTCTTGGATAATCCTTGGAGAAGTGAGGTTGAAACAACAGGTTCGTTGGGCATCTAAAGACACATGGCTAATTGATAAAAAAGAATTACTAAACCCTTACTGCCCATTACCACGCTTAGATGTTGGCCTCTTCGATTATATCAATGGTCAATATGAAGAAGTTTGGGGGAAAAGCTACGAATCAGATTACCCAACAACATTAGAGGGCGGAAACATTTCTAATGACAGATATGTTTTGGCTGTCTCAATGGTTCATTCTCGTTGGCAAGGTGATATTGCTATTGAACAAACTCAAACTATTAGTAAAACATTCGATATTTCTGGTAGTGAAGAGTTAAAGTAA
- a CDS encoding conjugal transfer protein TraF yields the protein MNKTIKLLAASISLASLPLSAANYAIEARGDAMGGVGVVSANFLTAPFYNPALTAIYRRNDDVGMITPSFGISYNDPDSLVDDIDSVLGASSPADITSALNDLNGDKLKLEIGGVVAFAIPNQFIAANAFGKAYTESFVTPEVYTASGTALTNAELTAIKAVSIGVTEVGISLAKYQTFMGQHISFGISPKLQRIYTYNYIASVNDYDLSDVRENDSADTQFNMDAGALWFFGPFRVGFAATNLVSRDIDTKYVEKTLTATDTTTTTVTAQHSYSMGPVYTVGAGIVSDYFTISVDYDLNEAEKFSSFDDNEQMIRIGTEIDLMRQLKLRGGYYQNLAYSDSEGTITAGVGISPLNLFQLDISANYTNENAMGASINFLASY from the coding sequence ATGAATAAAACAATAAAACTACTCGCAGCATCTATTTCATTAGCTAGCCTCCCGCTAAGCGCCGCCAATTATGCTATCGAAGCAAGAGGAGATGCAATGGGGGGCGTTGGTGTTGTTTCTGCTAATTTTTTAACCGCTCCTTTCTATAATCCCGCACTAACTGCAATTTATCGTCGAAATGATGATGTAGGTATGATCACGCCTAGTTTTGGTATTTCTTATAATGACCCTGATTCACTGGTTGATGATATCGACTCTGTGTTAGGGGCGTCTTCTCCTGCCGATATTACAAGCGCCTTAAATGACTTGAATGGAGATAAGTTAAAACTAGAAATTGGTGGTGTTGTTGCTTTTGCTATTCCTAATCAATTTATTGCCGCTAATGCATTTGGTAAAGCGTACACTGAGTCATTTGTCACTCCCGAAGTGTATACCGCTTCCGGAACGGCTTTAACTAATGCAGAACTTACAGCAATAAAAGCGGTATCTATCGGGGTCACAGAGGTAGGTATCTCACTTGCTAAGTATCAAACTTTTATGGGGCAACACATTTCATTTGGTATATCTCCAAAGCTTCAAAGGATTTATACATATAACTATATTGCATCTGTAAATGACTACGACTTATCAGATGTAAGAGAAAACGACTCAGCCGATACACAATTTAATATGGACGCTGGTGCTTTGTGGTTCTTTGGACCATTCAGAGTCGGTTTTGCAGCGACTAACTTGGTTAGCCGTGATATCGATACTAAATATGTAGAAAAAACACTCACTGCAACAGACACAACGACAACAACAGTGACCGCGCAACACTCATACAGCATGGGACCGGTTTATACCGTAGGGGCTGGGATTGTTTCAGATTACTTCACAATAAGTGTGGATTATGATTTAAATGAAGCAGAGAAATTTAGCTCTTTTGATGATAATGAGCAAATGATACGTATTGGTACTGAAATCGACTTAATGCGCCAACTTAAACTAAGAGGTGGTTACTACCAAAACTTAGCATACTCAGATTCTGAAGGTACGATTACAGCAGGTGTGGGAATATCTCCACTGAACTTATTCCAATTAGATATTAGCGCTAATTACACTAATGAAAATGCAATGGGTGCTTCTATCAATTTCCTTGCTAGTTACTAA
- a CDS encoding YoaH family protein, translated as MLNDLPTLSHAEQQAAVEKIQELMTQGISTAQAIKIVAEEIRKEMNEKE; from the coding sequence ATGCTAAACGACTTACCAACACTTTCTCACGCAGAACAACAAGCAGCAGTTGAAAAAATTCAGGAGTTAATGACTCAAGGGATCAGCACTGCTCAAGCAATTAAAATCGTTGCAGAAGAAATCAGAAAAGAAATGAACGAAAAAGAGTAG
- a CDS encoding substrate-binding periplasmic protein — translation MEVGMRRFLCFPRPLFIVIVLNYLLSLPVLSDDLQNLSFFTENYPPANFEDNGKISGYAVEILVAAGEAVGEEIDVSKISILPWPRSYRNSLNLDDAVLFSTTRTEHRENLFHWVGPITKIKVVILARKHDKILINDPMDISKYKIGVIRDDIGEQSLLQIGIPSFSMQEATSVTTLAEQLVKGRIDLLAYDEKAAYWWATQAGIESDVFEPVYVLTEGKLYYAFNKNIDLEIVEKFQKGLDIIKSQKNAQGISLDQEIINKYR, via the coding sequence ATGGAAGTTGGTATGCGTCGTTTTCTTTGTTTTCCTCGTCCATTATTTATTGTAATCGTTTTGAATTATCTACTATCCCTGCCTGTTCTATCAGACGATTTGCAAAACCTTTCATTTTTCACTGAAAATTATCCGCCTGCTAACTTTGAAGATAACGGTAAAATTTCAGGTTACGCGGTAGAAATATTAGTAGCAGCTGGTGAAGCTGTTGGTGAGGAGATTGACGTTTCAAAAATCTCTATCTTACCTTGGCCTCGTTCATATCGAAATTCGCTTAACCTCGATGATGCAGTTTTGTTTTCAACGACACGTACTGAACACCGTGAAAATCTATTTCACTGGGTTGGACCTATAACTAAAATAAAAGTTGTCATTCTTGCTAGAAAGCACGACAAGATTCTTATCAACGATCCTATGGACATAAGTAAATACAAAATTGGAGTGATACGTGACGATATTGGTGAGCAATCATTGTTACAAATTGGTATCCCAAGTTTTTCTATGCAGGAAGCCACTTCAGTTACAACCCTCGCAGAGCAGCTTGTGAAAGGTCGTATCGACTTACTCGCATACGATGAGAAAGCAGCGTATTGGTGGGCAACACAAGCTGGAATCGAGTCAGATGTTTTTGAGCCAGTATACGTCTTAACTGAAGGCAAATTGTATTACGCGTTTAACAAGAACATAGACCTAGAAATAGTAGAAAAATTTCAAAAAGGTCTCGATATAATCAAGTCTCAAAAGAATGCTCAAGGCATTAGTCTTGACCAAGAGATCATTAATAAGTACCGTTAA
- a CDS encoding DUF3653 domain-containing protein has translation MTKNQIFREFNCRLSIEDTAKLCFKSVKTVTRWDKGGAIPPECKRLMRMYSGRELSPREEWSDFQMIHDRLVLPTGLKMSPEQVLTGAALLEVLSTGEIIVLGKLVRYARELAKRI, from the coding sequence ATGACTAAAAACCAAATTTTTCGAGAATTCAACTGCCGTTTATCTATCGAAGACACTGCGAAACTATGTTTTAAAAGTGTGAAGACAGTCACTAGGTGGGACAAAGGGGGGGCAATCCCACCAGAGTGTAAAAGACTTATGAGAATGTATTCTGGAAGAGAATTAAGCCCAAGGGAAGAATGGAGTGATTTTCAAATGATCCATGATCGACTTGTTTTACCTACTGGGTTGAAGATGAGCCCTGAGCAAGTTCTAACAGGTGCAGCACTGTTAGAAGTTTTATCAACGGGTGAGATTATAGTATTAGGAAAACTAGTAAGGTATGCACGCGAGTTAGCAAAAAGAATTTAA